GATCGGGGTCGGGCTGATTCATAAATCATAATTTTAATCGGttcaacaaaataaaaaataaataacttttttttattaattatcaattatttattatttattacaaataATTCCTTAAATTTTACTTTAAATACACTAGAAAAAGTTAAATAATAATCTAAAGCAACAAAAAAAATCTAAAAGAATTAAGTTTGAACTTGAACCCACATAAACTGAACATGAACCGTATGTCAACGGTTCATAAACGGTTTAAATTTTTTAGGAATCAAAACCAACCTTAAAACCCGATTTGTTAAACTGATATGATACCATCTAAGAACCGGTTCATGACGGGATCATAGAAAACATGACCTAAACTGCCAGTCGTTGAACCGGAACCGACCTGTGAGCAGACCTAATTTGGACTTGATTTATTTAGTTACTAAATTCTAGTTTGTTTGATTCAGAACTGCTTAAAATGAGAGATTCAACAATAAATAATCCTTGATATTACTTTCAACCATCTTCTTGTCCAATTTCTTGAAACCCAAGCTACCGTAAGGGAGCAAGTGATTATCTACATTGTTTAGTACATTTGCTATAACTAATTTACAAGGATTTGAACCTAAAAGTATTTATTTTATGTTGCTAAGATAATGGAGCCACATGCAGCAGGAGGGTGTTTTCCTTCCTCGAAGACGAGGTTTCCTCTCACAAAAGTCGCCAACACTTTCCCAGAGAGTCTCTTGCCCATATAGGCTGAATTATCAGGATGCTTGATGAATACAGGATGATCAGAATTAAGGTCAAATCTCAACTTCAGGTTGCCATATCACCAAATCGGCTAGGTTTCCGATTGCAATTGCTCCCTGTCAATATAAATTTACATATAGATTCAGCTCAAGTAAGCTTTTAAAGACTGAATCTGATGAAAAGTCGACATTTTATATCACGGTCACCTTTGACTTCAGTCCAGCTAGCTTAGCCGGCCTTTCGCTCCACCACATAGCTAATTGCTCCAAAGTCGCTCCATATTTCAATCCAAACGACCACGTCACAGGTAGAACAAACTGCCATTGCGcataaatcaatcaaaatcaatgaagttCTTAATCCGGCACAATCATGCAATCAAAATATTGATTAGATTGATTAAAACTTCTCAGGAGTCAGCATATATATACCTGGAGAGAAGATATGCCACCCCAAGCCTTCAAAAAGTTCCCTTCATTAAGGAGTTTGAGTTCTGGTACAGTTGGTGAATGGTCAGAGCTGAGCATATCGATATGCCCTTCCTGACAAAAAAGCAGTGCAAATCATAAATGAGGAGAAAAAACTATGAAAATATAGCATCCAAGGGATTAGAAAATACCATTAGTGCTTTCCACAACTTTCTTGATTGTTTGCATCGCGAATGGGTGGAGCACACTTGAAACGAGTATCGCCATCCTGAATCTCCTCTGCTGAAAAAGCCAAGTAATGGGGGCATGTCTCAACGGTTATGCTATCACTGCTGCTTTTTGCTCTCTATATATGTGAGACACAAAGGAAGTCAAAGATGATGGAATTGACATACTCTCCAAATGAAGGAAATAGCACACTGATGTAAAGATTCACTTTCCTAAAAGACTACATGTAAGAGTTACCTTTATAAGATCTAAGGAAGAGCTAGCATCAGATAAATGTACAATATGAACATGAGCTCCTTCTGCAGGACCACCAGTCCTTGTGTCTTTTGCAACTGACAATAGTTCTCTAATAGCGGCCTCTTCCCTGTTAATCACATAAGTAACCGTGAATGAAAGTAATTGACTTTTGAAATTGTGACATCTTATAAAAATAAAACTGTAACAAGCAAAAAGCAGATGATATCATGGTAACTAAAACCAATCTTACCATGACGGTGGTCTAGACTTGAGATAAGTTAGATAAGATCGAGGATCATCTTCAGCATCCCCAAGCTGTAAGTTGCTTTTCTAAATTAATTCCATCTCAGCATGTACAAGTAAAGGGTCTTCTATATTTTGCCAATACAGAAAGCCCTTCCTACAAAAGAAAAAGTTTAAAATTTGATGAGAAACATATAATGTTAGAAATGTAAAAAGGATCACACCTACAAGCTTAAATGCTTCAGAAGAGAATCAGCATGCAAACCTTGATGTGACTGGCATTCGTCATAGGAAAGTCATCAATACCAGATGGACACATGAACGACTGCAAAAAAGACTCGTAAAATCACACTGTAGTGTAGCAAACAATCATTGACCATTGAGATTAATACAATACTTATATTTTTAGACCCTCCATGGAGCTTGAAATTCAATCAGctgaattaaatagttaaattcGTAATCAACGATCAGGGCTTGAGCTATCTAACATTATTAAAAGTGATCAATaatttacagtgattattaataaaAAGTGAATGGAAAGTGGCAGATCATATCAGCTTATAGATTATACTTCAAACCAAGAACACCAGCATTAAGGAGAGATTCCAGGGTGGTAGCATTGAAAGCATTTCCAGGAACCAGCCCTCCCCAGAAACCTGTAAACGATAGGGTCAAGATGAACATGATCGGATCCTTTAAACAATAGTTTACAAAAAGAATGGCTTAAACTTCAAAGAGCTTACCAACATCAACATATAACCTGTTTCTGGCTGCGTCAATCTATTACACAAGTGAAATCGGAAAAATGAGAACACAGATCATATCCATGAATTTGTTTTTAAAAATGTTCAACAAGCTCTTGATATATCAACTAactagaaaataaaaatatatacaataATGAAACCAGAATTGAGATTTCCAACAAAAGCATCGTAACCTTGAGTTGCAGAGTTTCTGCAGAAACAGTTGATGGGTCACTGTTCAGTGGCATGTCAATCAATGTTGTTATACCACCTGAGAAAACAAGTCAGTGCCAAATGCTTAGGCATGAATACGCAACAGATTCGTATAAGGATAATGATACATGAACTAGGGGAAAAGTAGAATACCAGCAGCAGCTGCTTTAGTCCCTGACAGAAATCCTTCCCATTCAGCTCTCCCAGGATCATCAAGATGTGCATGTCTACGAGTCACATGGTCAAAATGTTGTTTCAATAGAAGAAAGATATAAGATTAAAACTCGTGCTCATAAAATCAGATTCGATTCGAGAGCTTACATGTCAATCAGTCCAGGCATTAAAACAGCATCTCCATAATCCATTACATAACCCGTTTTGGAAGTACCGTGCCATTCCTCTTCCTTAAGGATAGATACAATGCTCTCTCCTTTCACCTCAACTGCTCAAATAACACAAAAATTGAAACATAAAGTCCATCCATAATCATAATTAGCTCTCGATTGCAAGAATAGAAAACATACCTGCACCAGATATGAGACCTTGTGGTGTGACTATACGCTTACTCGTTATCCAATAATGCTTGTAAGGAAGTAGACTGCAATCACTATGAGATAACTGCAACATAAATAGATAATTATAAGCTAAAATTCTAATCTTCTTCAGGAGATTCTaagtaaaaaaaatgatactttttgaaAGCAAACCTTTGACTTTGAGGAGTCTTGAACATAGAAGAATACAATTAACGAAATGAGCAACACAAGTAGAGGTAACAATCTCCATTGGAAGACGTCCATCTATCTCTCTGGTATGTCAATTGTTCACTGTTCATTACATTTGATTTGGAGTTGGGAAGAGAAGTAGAAGTGACGAATACGGGTTGAATGCCACGCGCATTTGcgcgcgagtggcatgttaattgCACGGAATTTTCTACTAGTGACACGGAGTTAAAAGGTTTTGTCCATTTTACCCTTCAATATCCATCACAATTTCGTTTAGCATCATTTAAGACAAAAGTGACTTTTATCTTTATAATATTTTACATTCCGGTCCTTAAACTCGTTACTTCTATTAATATGGTCTTAAGCCCGTTATCGTAATGGGCCTAGCCCAATGATCTATTATATATACTTGTATCTGGTACTGAATTAGTAATTGAGAAAGAATCTATCATCAATCAAATACAATTTCCTTCTTCCCAAAACTCTCTTCGCAACCCAGACTTCGACTTCTCTTGCCGATCAAGCTCCGATCGTGACAAAAAGCATCCTCCCAGCCAAACTGAATCCAGTATTAACGATTACTTCCAGTATATAAATATAGTGAGCAATGCCTCAAGTAAAAATCATAGCGAAGAATTTCATGGACATGGTGGCTTCTTTACCCGCCATGAAGCTCGACAAACTCTATGAAAACCCTTTCATCTGTGAAGCTATCCTCAGGTAAATTCTCTCTTCTGGTGGATTTATTGGGTTATTGTATCTTTCGTTTTAGTGGAATTGTAAATTGGGTTTTTTCTCTGTCTGTCAGGTCACTTCCACCATTAGCGAAGAAGTATGTGTTGCAAATGTTGTACATTAATGTTCCTGTAACAGCAGAGCGATTGGAAGTGTGGGTGCTTACAGATGGGAAGACTAAGCATAAAGTTGCACTTGATAGATTGATTCAGTTGCGGGTCTTTACAGAAACTGTTGAAAGGTTTGCACTTTGTCTACTTTCTCGTCCGATCCTTTCGGTTCTTATATTCAATTTCCATATTGTGGGGAAATTTTAAGCTATTTGGACCCAGTATTTCTCATTCACGATTGCAGATGTGTGTATTGATTGTTAACCAGATTGCTTGATTTATCTGCTTCTTGCTGAAAGTTTTTAAAATCCTTATGGCAGGAAAAGGAAACTAGTTACAGACTAAATCCAACATTCCAAACCAATCTCCAACAGCATTTAATACATGGGTAAGTTTCTAATTCATATGTGTATATTCCTGATTCATTTATCTGCTGATTATAGATCAAACATCAACTATCGCTTTGATGGCCTTTTTTTCTTTGTTTCTACCTATCCCTGGCTCTATTATGCATGCATAATTTTATTCTTGGACCGCTGATGTTATCATTTTAATTTGCATTTGACTGCAGTGGGATATTGCCAAGGGAACCGATGCCTTTGAATGTTATTGGAAAACCACCAAGCCTGGATGAGCTTGAGGCCTATGCCCTTGGACAATgggagtgcttcttgttgaaccttATAAGCTCAGGGCAGTCAGATCGGCCTACAAACATCAGCTCTTCTATGATGAGAGTTTTCCAGCGAGGTCTCGTGTCTCAGAGAGGAAAGGAGGCCCCTAGATTAACTGAAA
The DNA window shown above is from Rutidosis leptorrhynchoides isolate AG116_Rl617_1_P2 unplaced genomic scaffold, CSIRO_AGI_Rlap_v1 contig173, whole genome shotgun sequence and carries:
- the LOC139881582 gene encoding LOW QUALITY PROTEIN: allantoinase-like (The sequence of the model RefSeq protein was modified relative to this genomic sequence to represent the inferred CDS: inserted 1 base in 1 codon; deleted 2 bases in 2 codons; substituted 1 base at 1 genomic stop codon); protein product: MDVFQWRLLPLLVLLISLIVFFYVQDSSKSKLSHSDCSLLPYKHYWITSKRIVTPQGLISGAVEVKGESIVSILKEEEWHGTSKTGYVMDYGDAVLMPGLIDIHAHLDDPGRAEWEGFLSGTKAAAAGGITTLIDMPLNSDPSTVSAETLQLKIDAARNRLYVDVGFWGGLVPGNAFNATTLESLLNAGVLGLKSFMCPSGIDDFPMTNASHIKEGLSVLAKYRRPLLVHAEMELIXKSNLQLGDAEDDPRSYLTYLKSRPPSWEEAAIRELLSVAKDTRTGGPAEGAHVHIVHLSDASSSLDLIKRAKSSSDSITVETCPHYLAFSAEEIQDGDTRFKCAPPIRDANNQXKLWKALMEGHIDMLSSDHSPTVPELKLLNEGNFLKAWGGISSLQFVLPVTWSFGLKYGATLEQLAMWWSERPAKLAGLKSKGAIAIGNLADLVIWQPEVEFDLNSDHPVFIKHPDNSAYMGKRLSGKVLATFVRGNLVFEEGKHPPAACGSIILAT